The following coding sequences lie in one Spea bombifrons isolate aSpeBom1 chromosome 5, aSpeBom1.2.pri, whole genome shotgun sequence genomic window:
- the CMBL gene encoding carboxymethylenebutenolidase homolog: protein MANEARPCPCDIGDKFEHEGQGEEIQIEHIKAYVCKPKSSTDKAIIVVQDIFGWELPNTRFIADLLCAHGYIAICPDFFVGKDPWKPTDDWSVFPEWLKSRQATNVGKETDVVLKYLKEQCHVKKIGVIGFCWGGTVTHHLMLTYPELKAGVSFYGIMLDQASRYNLLNPTLFIFGELDPVIPLEQVTVLEERLKEHTKVDFEVKVFPKQTHGFVHRKKEDINPEDKHYINEARKNMIDWLNKYIN from the exons ATGGCAAATGAGGCACGACCCTGCCCATGTGACATTGGCGATAAGTTTGAACATGAAGGACAAGGAGAAGAAATACAGATTGAACACATAAAAGCATATGTGTGTAAACCTAAATCCAGCACTGACAAAGCAATCATTGTAGTCCAGGATATTTTTGGATGGGAGCTTCCTAATACAAGATTCATTGCTGATCTACTCTGTGCTCATGGATACAT AGCAATCTGCCCAGATTTTTTTGTGGGAAAAGACCCTTGGAAACCAACAGATGACTGGTCTGTTTTCCCTGAATGGCTGAAATCTCGACAAGCAACAAACGTTGGCAA AGAGACAGATGTAGTTCTGAAGTATCTCAAAGAACAGTGTCATGTCAAAAAGATTGGAGTAATTGGCTTTTGTTGGGGAGGAACCGTGACTCATCACCTGATGTTAACTTATCCAGAACTAAAGGCTGGGGTTTCATTTTATG GTATAATGCTTGATCAAGCTAGCAGATATAATTTGCTAAACCCaaccttatttatttttggtgaatTGGATCCTGTCATTCCCCTTGAACAG gtaaCTGTACTAGAGGAAAGATTAAAAGAACACACAAAAGTTGATTTTGAGGTAAAGGTATTTCCAAAACAGACACATGGATTTGtacacagaaagaaagaagacataaaCCCTGAAGATAAACATTACATTAATGAAGCAAGAAAGAACATGATAGATTGGCTTAACAAATATATCAACTAA